The stretch of DNA GTAATCCTTAACGATAATTAAATCGCTTTCGACCGCGTCATTCGTTACCACTCACGGCACCGGGCCGTCCCCCGTCCGCAGTCGGTCGATCCGCTTCCGATCGACGTGTTAAATCACCTTAAGGAATTTAGGGTTCATGATAAATAATGCAAAATGTGCAGCTTTCCCCATTTATACCATCCTCACTATCTTTCGTCGGGTTACACATGCGGCAGAGACCATCACGACTCGCTCGCGATCCGGCTCCGCTCGACACGTCGGCACGCATCGAGCAACTCCAGCCAGGTTTCGCGCCTGCGGACGGTGATCGAACGTGAGTACCGGCACGGCGGACGCTACGGAGACTCGGATATCCGAGCCGCCCTCGTCGCTCAAGGAATTTCTCAGCTACATGGGGCCGGCGTGGGTGTTCACCGCCTCCCAGATCGGCGGCGGCGAGGTGCTGAGCGTTCCGCTCGGCGGTGCCTACCTCGGGATGGAGGGCATCTGGCTCATCCCGTTGATCACGTTCACGAAGATCTTCGGCCAGTACTACCTCGTCCGCTACGGCGTCATGACGGGCGACACCTTCCTCGACGCGCTCTACGAGAAGGGGTGGTGGCTGAAGTGGATCTTCTACTACGTGTTCCTCGGCGGCATCATCTACGCGATCGGTCTCTCGGGCCACCTCGGCGAGACCGCCGGCGCGTTCAACTCGCTGATACCGGCCGTCGGAACGAACGTCTGGATGATCGCCACCGTCCTCGCGGGCCTGGCCATCGTCGGCTTGCGATCCTACGGCGTGATCGAGAAGATCGCGACGACGCTGCTGTGGGTCTTCCTGATCCTCGTCGCGTTCGTCTCGCTCCGGACGGCCGGCATCTGGGCGCCGAACCTCGCGACCGGCCTCGTTCCGTCCATCCCCGGCCGCGTCGAGGGACTCGGCGTCGGCGGGATGGCCTTCGTGCTGACCATGTTCGGCTGGATCGGTGCCGGCTTCGGCCCGACCGTCTCCTACGTCTGGTTCGCGAAGGACAAGGTCATGGGCATGTTCGAACCCCTCGACGACGGCGTCGAGATCGACAAGTACGACCTCACCGACGAGGAGGTCCACCGACTCAAGGGCTGGGGCGACATCGTCCTCTGGCAGAACCTGCTTTCGTCGGCCATCCTGGCCATCTTCTCTTTCTTCATGTGGACGGCCGCCGCCGCGACCCTGCACGTCCGCGGTATCCAGCCCAGCGGCTTCACCGTCATCCCCGAGATGGCGGGCATCTTCACGACGCAGTTCGGCGAGTGGTCCGCCATCCTGTTCCTGTTGACCACCGTCGCCGCGCTGTTCTCGACGCTCATCGGCCCGCTGTACGGGATGTCCCGCCTCTGGGAGGACGCCTTCGCGCTCCACGGCCTGTTCGACAACTACAATATCACGCGTGATACGACGTTCCGGCTGACGATCGTGTTCTTCAGCGCGATCCCGCTCGCACTCAACCTCTTCATCGAGGCGCCGCTGATCCTCTTTGCCCTCTCAGGCGCGCTGTTCGCGCCCGTGATCGGGCTGATGTATCTCGCTGTGATGTACATGTCCTTCGAGATAGACATCAACTCGCTCTCGCCCGTGCGCAAGTGGGCCGTCGCCCTCGCCGTCTTCGCGGGTGTCGTCATGATCGTGTCCGGTCTCTGGGAGGCTCGCGGCTCCATCGAGACCATCGTCGGCCTGCTGTAAGCGGTCACCCGTCCGCCGGGACCGCCCCGTCCGCGGCTTTCTTCGACTGCACTACCTCGCCAGCCGCGACGCCGCTCGCCGCCGGCTATTTGATCGTCGCCCCCGTAGCCGACGAGCGCATCCCATGCCCTCCACGCGCTCCGACGGACTCCCGCGACGACACGTACTCGCGGGACTGGGAACGGCGATCATCGGAAGTCTCGGCGGGTGTAGCGGTCGACTCCCCGGCCGACCGGACCGCCTCGACGCCGAATCGACGGTCGAGGACGGCGAGCTACGTTGGCAGTACCCGCCCCGCGACGACGACCGTGACGGCCTCGGCTACGCCGGGGTCGCGGTCGACCGTCGCCTCCGACGGACGTCGCTCCCGCCGGCCCTGCGGCTCACGCTCGACTCGACCGTCGGCGGCATCGCCGCGAGCGAGCCGTACCGCGGCTACCGGCTCGACCGAGTACGATACCGACTGTGGCCGCCGAGGACGTACGAGGCGACGCTCCACCACAGCGTCCGGGTCGCGCCGCCCGGTGGCTGGGAGGAGTTCTCGACGTACTACGACCTCCGTGGGGACGTTCGCCGGACCACCGTCGAACTCCGAAACGTCGAGACGCAAGGGACCGTCGAGATTCCCGCCGTCTTCGACCCGGGTGCGGCCCCGCTCCCGGATCGGTTGCACTGCTCGTTCACGCTACGGGCATCCAGTCCCGGCCTCCTCGAAAAGACGGTTCGGGTCACCGGCCGGGACACTCTCCCGCTGGAGGAGTAGCCGGCCGCGGGCCGCGCTCACCCGAGTCGCGGTCCGGGGTCGTCGACGTTCTTTCGCGCCTCGTCGAGCTGGAGCCTCCGCTCCGCGCGGGCGACGACGCGCCGCACCTCGTCGACGGCGTCGATGTTCGACGAGAGGGAGGTGATCCCTTTCTCGACGAGGAACTTCGCCATGTCCGGGTGGGAGCCGGACTGGCCGGTGATCGTCGTGTCCACGCCGTTCTCGTTACACGCCTCGATGACCTCCGACATCGCCTCCAGGATCGTCGGGTGGAAGTCGTCGAAGCGGTCGGCGACCTGTGCGTTGTTGCGGTCGACCGCGAGCATGAACTGCACGATGTCGTTGGTGCCGAGGGCGACGAAGTCGATGCCCTCGTCGATGATCTCGTCGATGGCGCGGATGCTGGCCGGCGTCTCGATCATCGCGCCCCAGTCGTGTTGCTTCCGGTCGATGCCCACCTCGTCCATCAGCTCCCGCGCCCGCCGCACGTCCGAGGCGTCGTTCGGCAGCGGGAACATGACCTCGACGTTGTCGTAACCCATGTCGTGCAGGCGCTTGAACGCCCGCAGCTCGAGTTTCACCATCTCCGGCTCCTGCAGCGACCGTCGGATGCCCCGATAGCCCAGCATCGGGTTGTGCTCGTGGGGTTCCTCCTCGCCGCCCTCTAGCTCCGCGAGTTCGTCCGTCGGCGCGTCGAGGGTGCGGGCCCGCACCGGCCGCGGGTAGAACGCGTCCGCCACCTTCCGGATCTCCTCGGAGATCTCCTTGACGAACGCCTCCTCGCCGTGGTCGGCCACGTACTTCTCCGGCGTCTTGCTCGTCGAGAGCAGGATGTGTTCCAAACGGAGCAGCCCCACGCCGTCGGCGCCAGTGTCGGCCGCCCGCTGGGCCGCGTCCGGAATGGAGACGTTCACCTTCACCTCGGTGGCCGTGGTCGGCGGGCCGCCGCCACCCTCCACGTCGCGGCTCCCCCCGGGATCGGCCTCTTCGGCCGCCTCGCCCTCGGCGTCGGCGGCCACGACCGTCCCTTTCTGCCCGTCGAGGGTCACCCGCTGGCCGTCTCTCAGCACGTCCGTCGCGTCGCCACAGCCGACGATGGCGGGGACGCCGAGTTCGCGCGAGACGATGGCCGCGTGGGAGGTCATCCCCCCTTCGTCGGTGAGGATACCCGCTGACCGCTTCATCGCGGGCACCATGTCGGGCGCGGTCATCTCGGTGACGATCACGTCGCCCTCGTCGATCCGGTCCGCCTCCTCGATGTCCTCGATGATCTTCACGGGACCCGTCGCGACGCCCGGACTCGAGCCGTAGCCCGTCGTGAGCTCCGCTCCCGGGTCCGGCTCCCCGTCTTCGACTGTTTCGGTCTCGCTCGACATCTACACGTCGCCGATGCCCATGACCTCGTTCGTCAGTTCGATGCTCTCCTCGGCGTCGGCCTCGCCCATCATCGCGCGGATGG from Haloplanus salinus encodes:
- a CDS encoding Nramp family divalent metal transporter, which produces MSTGTADATETRISEPPSSLKEFLSYMGPAWVFTASQIGGGEVLSVPLGGAYLGMEGIWLIPLITFTKIFGQYYLVRYGVMTGDTFLDALYEKGWWLKWIFYYVFLGGIIYAIGLSGHLGETAGAFNSLIPAVGTNVWMIATVLAGLAIVGLRSYGVIEKIATTLLWVFLILVAFVSLRTAGIWAPNLATGLVPSIPGRVEGLGVGGMAFVLTMFGWIGAGFGPTVSYVWFAKDKVMGMFEPLDDGVEIDKYDLTDEEVHRLKGWGDIVLWQNLLSSAILAIFSFFMWTAAAATLHVRGIQPSGFTVIPEMAGIFTTQFGEWSAILFLLTTVAALFSTLIGPLYGMSRLWEDAFALHGLFDNYNITRDTTFRLTIVFFSAIPLALNLFIEAPLILFALSGALFAPVIGLMYLAVMYMSFEIDINSLSPVRKWAVALAVFAGVVMIVSGLWEARGSIETIVGLL